The following proteins are co-located in the Dromaius novaehollandiae isolate bDroNov1 chromosome 10, bDroNov1.hap1, whole genome shotgun sequence genome:
- the MAPK6 gene encoding mitogen-activated protein kinase 6, producing MAEKFESLMNIHGFDLGSRYMDLKPLGCGGNGLVFSAVDNDCDKRVAVKKIVLTDPQSVKHALREIKIIRRLDHDNIVKVFEILGPSGSQLTDDVGSLTELNCVYIVQEYMETDLANLLEQGPLLEDHARLFMYQLLRGLKYIHSANVLHRDLKPANLFINTEDLVLKIGDFGLARIMDPHYSHKGHLSEGLVTKWYRSPRLLLSPNNYTKAIDMWAAGCIFAEMLTGKTLFAGAHELEQMQLILESIPVVHEEDRQELLNVIPVYIRNDMTEPHKPLTQLLPGISPEALDFLEQILTFSPMDRLTAEEALSHPYMSIYSFPTDEPISSHPFHIEDEVDDILLMDESHSHIYNWERYHESQFSDHDWPIHNNYEADEVQRDPRALSDVTDEEEVQVDPRKYLDGDREKYLEDPAFDTHFSTEPCWQYSDHHENKYCDLECSHTCNYKMRSSSYLDNLVWRDSEVNHYYEPKLIIDLSNWKEQSKEKSDKKGKSKCEKNGLVKAQIALEEASQQLVEKEREKNQGFDFDSFIAETIQLSLQHESTDIDKLNDLNSSVSQLELKGLISKSVSREKQEKGMANLAQLEALYQTSWDSQFVSSGEECFLIDQFCCEVRKDEQVEKENTYTSYLDKFFSKKEDAEMLEPEPVEEGKPGEKEREESFLSNSGELLFNKQLEAIGIPQFHSPVGSPLKSIQATLTPSAMKSSPQIPHKTYSSILKHLN from the exons atggcagaaaaatttGAAAGTCTCATGAACATTCATGGTTTTGATCTGGGCTCTCGGTATATGGACTTAAAACCACTGGGCTGTGGTGGAAATGGCTTAGTTTTTTCTGCTGTCGATAATGACTGTGACAAAAGAGTGGCTGTCAAGAAAATCGTCCTTACAGATCCTCAGAGTGTTAAACATGCTCTACGTGAGATCAAAATTATTAGAAGACTTGACCACGATAACATTGTCAAAGTATTTGAAATTCTTGGTCCTAGTGGAAGCCAGTTAACAGATGACGTGGGCTCCCTTACAGAATTGAACTGTGTTTACATTGTCCAGGAGTACATGGAGACAGATCTGGCTAATCTGCTAGAGCAAGGCCCTTTACTGGAAGATCATGCCAGACTTTTCATGTACCAGCTGCTACGTGGGCTCAAGTATATTCACTCTGCAAACGTTCTGCATAGAGATCTCAAACCAGCTAATCTTTTCATAAATACTGAAGACTTGGTGCTGAAGATTGGTGATTTTGGTCTTGCACGAATCATGGATCCTCATTATTCCCACAAG gGCCATCTTTCTGAAGGATTGGTTACTAAATGGTACAGATCACCCCGTCTCTTGCTTTCTCCTAACAACTACACTAAAGCCATTGACATGTGGGCTGCAGGTTGCATCTTTGCTGAAATGCTGACTGGGAAAACCCTCTTTGCAG GTGCGCATGAACTTGAACAGATGCAGTTGATTCTAGAATCAATTCCTGTTGTACATGAGGAGGACCGTCAGGAGCTTCTCAATGTAATTCCAGTTTACATTAGAAATGATATGACTGAGCCACACAAACCTTTAACTCAGTTGCTTCCAGGCATCAGTCCTGAAG cactggACTTTTTGGAGCAAATTTTGACATTTAGTCCCATGGATCGATTGACAGCAGAAGAAGCTTTGTCCCATCCTTACATGAGCATTTATTCCTTTCCAACGGATGAGCCTATTTCAAGTCATCCTTTTCACATTGAAGATGAGGTTGATGATATTCTGCTGATGGATGAAAGTCACAGCCATATTTATAATTGGGAAAG ATACCATGAAAGTCAGTTTTCAGACCATGACTGGCCTATTCATAATAACTATGAAGCTGATGAAGTTCAGCGTGATCCAAGGGCTCTTTCTGATGTTACTGATGAGGAAGAAGTGCAAGTAGATCCTCGCAAATATCTGGATGGAGATCGTGAAAAGTATCTGGAGGATCCTGCTTTTGATACCCACTTCTCTACTGAGCCTTGCTGGCAGTACTCAGATCACCATGAAAACAAGTACTGTGATCTGGAATGTAGTCACACTTGTAATTACAAAATGAGGTCATCTTCATACCTAGATAACTTAGTTTGGCGAGACAGTGAAGTTAACCATTACTATGAGCCCAAGCTTATTATAGATCTTTCGAACTGGAAGGAACAGAGCAAAGAAAAGTCTGATAAGAAAGGCAAGTCTAAATGTGAAAAGAATGGATTGGTGAAAGCTCAGATAGCACTTGAGGAAGCATCGCAGCAGCTTgttgaaaaagaaagggagaagaatcAAGGATTTGACTTTGATTCATTTATTGCAGAAACCATTCAGCTTAGTTTACAGCATGAGTCTACTGATATTGATAAATTAAATGACTTGAATAGCTCAGTGTCTCAACTAGAGTTGAAAGGATTAATATCAAAGTCagtgagcagagagaagcaggagaAAGGAATGGCTAATTTGGCACAGCTAGAAGCTCTGTACCAAACTTCTTGGGATAGTCAGTTTGTAAGTAGTGGGGAAGAGTGTTTCCTCATAGACCAGTTTTGTTGTGAAGTAAGGAAAGATGAACaagttgaaaaagaaaatacttacaCCAGTTATTTGGACAAATTCTTTAGTAAGAAAGAAGATGCCGAAATGCTAGAACCTGAGCCAGTAGAAGAGGGGAAGcctggggagaaggagagagaagagagctTTCTCAGTAACAGTGGAGAACTCCTCTTCAACAAGCAGCTTGAGGCTATAGGTATTCCTCAGTTTCACAGCCCTGTTGGTTCGCCCCTGAAATCGATACAGGCCACGTTAACGCCTTCTGCTATGAAATCATCTCCCCAAATTCCCCACAAAACATACAGCAGCATTCTGAAACATCTAAATTAA